GCCCCTCCTCTTCCAATGAGGCCTCAATCCAGTCTACCTCATTCCAGAGCTCCAGCTTATATCCAACCCCTGCCAAAACCGCTGATTTCTCCAGCCCTGCATAATCACGCAACTTCTGAGAAAGCAAAATACGTCCGCTCCCATCCATCTCACACTCCTGTGCCCTGCCAATAACTGCACGACGCAACAGGATCTGCTTTTTGCTATCCAGGGTATCTATATAGTTCTCAACCTTCTCTTCCCACTCATAGAGTGGAAACAGATCAAGAGATGAAGAGCGGAAGCTGGGTGCTACAATGACAGTGCCGCCAGATGCCTCAAGCAATCTGGTCCGATAGTGGGAAGGGATCGAGATTCTCCCCTTGCTGTCGAGACTTACTGTCTTGTTCCCCCTAAACATAATCTATAGACCAAAAATATGCCTTGAAATCAGTTCGCCTGAGCTCTCAAGAAGGCAGGTATGTCAAACAGCTCTTCATTAAACTCACCATCTGTCGACTCACCCTGCTCATCACGGATATAGGTTGGCTGATCATATTCACCGCCTGTACCTGTCGGCTTTGCTGCCTCAACCAACGTAGGTTTGATTACCTGAGGTGCCACCTGCTTCTCCACAGCAGCCCCACCCAGGCCGGTAGCCACTACAGTGACACGAATCTCATCACTCATATCGGCATCAAAACCAGCACCTACCACAATAGTTGCATCCTCTGATGCATATTGTCTAACCGCTGTACCTACCTCATTGAACTGACCCATAGTCAGATCATATCCAGAGGTTACATTCACCAGAATACCTCTTGCACCACGCAGATCCACATCCTCAAGCAGAGGACTATGCAGGGCAGCGTCTGCAGCCTTGGAAGCGCGATCTTCTCCTGTAGCAGATCCTGTTCCCATCATTGCCATACCCATCTCTGACATTACTGTTTTGACATCGGCAAAGTCGACATTAATCATTCCCTCACGGGTAATAAGCTCTGCAATACCCTGGACTGCGCCGCGCAAAACACTATCTGCCTCACGGAATGCATCCATTAGCGTCATGTCTTCGCCAAAAACTGTCATCAATTTTTCATTTGGAATTGTAATAATGGAGTCAACATGCTTGCTCAACTCCTCAATACCCTCGAGAGCAACCTTCATTCTGTTGTTGCCCTCCATAGAGAATGGCTTGGTAACCACAGCAACTGTAAGAACTCCCATCTCCTTGGCAACCTCAGCTACAACTGGTGCTGCACCTGTACCAGTACCGCCGCCCATACCAGCAGTAATAAAGAGCATCTCTGTGCCGTCAATAAGTTCACGAATACGTTCACGATCCTCAAGTGCTGAATCACGTCCGACCGTCGGTTTGGCACCTGCGCCTCTACCTCTGGTCGTCTGTGACCCAATCTGAATTACCGTATCTGCAGAAGATTTTCCCAATGCCTGTGCATCAGTATTTGCGCAGATGAACTCTACCCCCGCAATCTCTGACTCCACCATATGTTCCAAGGCATTACCACCTGCTCCCCCGACACCAATTACGCGAATGATTGCGTTATCTGTATATGCATCGACTACCTCTTCAAACATTGTGCTACCCCTTTAATATTACACTCACCAGAAATTAACCACTTTGCCCCACAAGTCACCACTATACGCCACTTTTATCCAATATCAACCAAAAAATAGAAAAAGTTGCTTTATAACAGGAGGTTATAATGTTTGTTAAATGAGGAAACTCACCAACAGACACCTTTTATATTTCATGCGGTTATTGAAACAAGCTAGGTTTTCCATAAGAAACCTTGCGCAACCAGAAAAAGTTGTGTGAAAAAAATATGGTATTGAGCAGTGCAGAAAGCAGTAAAGAGGTGGAAGTCGGCCGATAAGCCGGGTTCTGTCGAGGACAACCATTCATCTGGGATGCATGTCGCCACGCACCTCAAGCAACCTACCCGAGAGCAGAGCGAGCAGCTCCTGTAGCTCTCCTATTTGGTCTTGCTCCAAGCGGGGTTTACCTTGCCACAAACAGTTACCTGTTGTGCGGTGCGCTCTTACCGCACCATTTCACCCTTACCGGTACGGAATCCGTACTTAGGCGGTATATTTTCTGCGGCACTATCCATAGGCTTATATCTCTCAAGACTTTCACCTCCCAGGCGTTACCTGGCGCTCCGCTCTATGGAGCCCGGACTTTCCTCTGTATCAATGATTGATACAGCGATTGTCTGGCCGACTTCCGACCATAATGATACAGACATCCACAATAATAGTCATTTACTCCACCAGCGAGCGATATAGTTTGTTCTTTCTGACTCCGGTAATCTCTGCAGCAACTGCCGCTGCTTTGCGTGGCGCCAACTCTCGGGCGATAATTTCGACTATACGGTATGCCTCGGAATCATCCTTATCCTCCTCTTGCGCCCCCTCAACAACCAGCACAAACTCACCCCTCCGGTTGTTAGAGTCACTCTCCATCCACTCAATCAACTCACAAAGTGGAGCGGTATGGACTGACTCATGAATTTTGGTCAACTCTCTGGCAACCGATACTCTTCTTTCCGGGCCAAAACAGCTCCTCATGGCTTGTAACGACTCCACAACTCTCCGGGGTGACTCAAAAAAAATCAGGGTTCGTGTTTCGGCAGCAAGCTGCTGCAAGAACTGCTCCCTGGCTACTGCACGTGAAGGTATAAACCCCTCAAAGCTGAAGCGGTTGACCGGAAGGCCGGATAGCGAAAGCGCAACAACAGGAGCGCTTGGGCCGGGAATTGCTGTTATCTCAATACCCTCTTCGCGTGCTCTTCGCGCCAACAGGTATCCCGGGTCATTGATAAGTGGCGTTCCTGCATCACTTATCTGCGCAACAGAGTCGCCCTGCAGCAACCTCTGGATCAGAGAGTCAATCCGGTTTACCTCATTATGTTCATGTAGTGAAAAAAGAGGCTTATCAATTCCAAAATAGTTCAGCAGATTTCGGCTGTGGCGAGTATCTTCAGCTACAATCAGGTCAACGGATGAAAGTGTCTGCTGCCCACGCGGAGAGAAATCACCGAGATTTCCTATCGGTGTAGTCACGATATACAGTACACCACTCACAGCCTTATAATCCCCTGATCCATTCCAATGATACTAACACCCAAATCCTGTGCCACTATTGAAACAGAGACTGCCAATAAATAAAACCATAACCTCATCCATGGCTGGCCATGATGCAGAGATGGCTGTATCCGAGTTTCTGCAACAGAGCGGATTGATACCAATAACCTCGAACTATAGCTGCAAGGCCGGGGAGATTGACCTGATTATGAGATCTGATCAATCAACCATCATCTTTGTGGAGGTGCGCTTACGCAATAATCGAGATTATGGAAGTGGCGCAGACACGGTTACCTCTGCAAAACAGCATAAACTATCCAGAACTGCTCTCCATTATCTACAGAGAAACCCGCAATACGAGGAGTGGTCCATTCGGTTTGATGTGGTCTCTGTAATCCGTGAACAAGATCACTACAAGTTCAGCTGGATAGAAGAGGCTTTCTGGCCTGGAGATAATTAGTATATACTCCAATGTGCCATAGAAACAAAACTCCGGAAAAGGCCATGTTACAAAAAATATTCTCTACAACCATCTTTCTCTCTATCTTCATCTACCTGCAGGGGTGCTCCACTACAGCAACACTGGCCACTACAGGTGGTGGTGCGGCAGTAACATCTGCTGATCAGAGATCAATGGGCTCAATCCTTGATGACAACTGGAGCATTGAACATGCGGCCGGCTATGTGATCAACGAGGATCCTGAACTGGCAGACAAGACCCATATAAACATTACCAGCTATAACGGTATTGTGCTGATTTCAGGAGAGGCTCCAACCGACAAACTCAAAATCGATGTTGAGAGAGTTATAAAATCCATGCCAAAGGTGCGACGAATCCATAATATGGTTACAGTGGCTGCGCCCAGCTCATTCCTGACCAGAACCAGTGATACCATGCTAACCACCCGTATCAAGGCATCCATGCTGGGAGAGGAGAACTTTCCAGCCAGCAAGATAAAGGTGGTTACCGAGAACGGGAGCACCTATTTGATGGGGCTCGTTACTCGCGCAGAGGGGGCATCTGCCGTTACCATTACTCAGGGGATAAGTGGCGTCCAGAAAATTGTGAAACTCTTCGAATACACAGACTAACCAACCACATTACAGATACAGTCCTGACAAAATATCAGAGTGGATGCATCTATTCTCTCCCGGTTTAGATCCATCGTTGGTGACGATGGATTGCTGGATGACAGTGCTGACCTACTGAGCTACAGCTACGACAACAGCCGGATCTCCACCATACCTGAAGCAGCTCTTCTTCCCTCTACCCACAACCAGGTTGTTGAGATAGTCAGGGTCTGCAGAGAACACCATATCCCCATAACCCCTCGCGGAAGAGGCAGCGGGACCTCCGGTGCGGCAGTACCAGAAGATCACGGAATCGTGCTCTCGACAGAGAGAATGAGGAGTATCATTAGGGTCGATACAGACAACAGATTGATGATTGTTCAGCCTGGTGTAACAAACCAGGAGGTACAACAAGAGGCATCGCGTCACGGCTTTTTCTGGGCTCCAGACCCAAGTAGTAGTTCATTCTGTAGTGTTGGGGGAAACATCGCCTGCGGCTCTGCCGGCCCTCGTGCCGTCAAATATGGAACTGTCCGGGAAAACATACTTGGACTAAGAGCTGTTACTGGAGATGGCAAGGAGATCAAGACAGGAACAGAAACCACGAAATGGGCTGTAGGGTATGATCTTACCCGTCTAATAGTGGGCTCAGAGGGTACATTGGCAATAGTAACGGAGGCGACTCTCAAGCTACTGCCCAAACAGCAAAAAAGTAGCCTGATGCGTGCACTCTATCGAGACATGCAGAGCGCTGCTGATGCAGTTGCAGCGATCATGGCCCAGCCGTTCACCCCAAGCGCGCTGGAGTTCATGGACAGCAATAGTCTTGGCCTGATCAGATCACAGCTCGGCAGTGACTTTCCCGCAGAGGCAGGGGCAATGCTGATGATAGAGGCAGATGGATCAATTGAGAGCGTTAAGGAGGCTGCCGAGGCACTTCAGGCCAGTGCCACAAATAGCGGGATGGTGGATTTTTACCTCGCTTCCACTGAAGCTGAGGTCAAACAGCTCTGGAAAGCACGCAAAATACTCTCCCCACGCCTGAGAGAGGTATCTCCCAAAAAGATAAATGAGGATATTGTTGTACCTGTCTCCAGCATACCTGAACTTATTGCATCAATAGACTCACTGTCTACCAAACACCAGATCATGATTGCCAATTTCGGTCACGCTGGAAATGGAAACCTCCACACCAATCTGCTGATAAATCCAGATGATTCTGCCGAGATGGCGCGTGCCGAGGAGTGCCTTGATGAGATCTTTCAGACTGTTCTTGAACTGAATGGGTCAATCTCCGGAGAACATGGGGTTGGATTGATAAAGCAGAAATTTGTTTCTCGTGAGATTCCAGACACCGAGCGGAGACTCATGAGCGAAATCAAACTGCTATTTGATCCAGACAGTATACTGAATCCTGGCAAAGGGCCTCAGCAGTAGCTGTTACCGCACTCCTACTTTACGATTTTGAGAGCTGGGGCACTCTTCTCTGAAACACCGCCATCTTGATTGCCCTGTTTCTCCTCCACCGCCTCCGGAAAGATCATTCCCTGACCATTTTCCTGTGCATAGATTGCACGAACCGCAGATGGAGGAAAAGAAATATGTTCAGATGCACCGGAAAACCTGGCACTAAAGCTGATCCAGTCATTCTCTATAGACAACCCTGATACTGCACTGTAACTGCTATTCAGAACAATCTTGTCATCATCAACATGAGCCACAGGAACCGTAACCATGGAATCTGTTGCATCAACAACAATATATGGTGTCATCCCATTATCACTAATCCACTCATGTATCGCACGGATCATATATGGACGACTGGAGCTCATCTCCTGGCCGGACTGTGATTTCTCACTCATCTAGCTCACGCTCCTCCTCAGTCAGGCTATCGAGGAATGAGTCACGATCAAATATACGCTCTGCATACTCCATAACTGCATTTGCTGAGGTTGGCAGAGCAATCTTCATGGACTTCAGTCTCCACAGGATAGGAGCCAGACTACAATCCACCAGGGAGAACTCATCGCTCATAAAATATTTATGTTGCTTGAATAGCGGTGCCAACATTGTAAGGCTCTCTGTCAACTCCTTCCTTGCCTGCTTTGCCACCTTGTCACTACCAAACTCAATCTCTTCCATCCGTACTAACCAGTCTCGATCAATCCTGTCGATCATTAGACGATCATTTGCCCTTGCCACAGGATCAACCGGCATTAGTGGAGGATGAGGAAATCTCTCGTCCAGATACTCCATAATTACTCTGGAACCAAAAAGGGTAAGATCTCTGTCGGCAATAGTCGGTAGTATCTGGTATGGACTCAACTCAATAAAGTCCTCCTGAGGATCAGAGAGATCAACACTCTCTGTTTCATGAGTAATCCCCTTCTCTGCCATCACAATCCTTACCCTGTGACTCATGGCATCCAAAGGCCCTGAGAAAAGCATCATTACTGAGTGCCTGCTTGCAATTGTCATAACTTTTCCTTGTTATCAACTCTGTCTCTACAAATATCAGATGATATTTGGACTGTTTTGGCAGCCTGAGACTGCTCTTGTATCAAGACAAAACCCCGGACTCAACAGACGATGCCGAGTCCGGGGTTTCATCAACCCAATTTAACAGTGGATTAGTGTACGTCTTTCCAGTATTCCTTCTTCAAGCGGTAGGAGAGAACCAATAGAATCAACAGGAAGGCAAGCACATACCAACCCAGAGTCTCTCGATATTCTTTGGCAGGCTCGCCAACGTATACCAGGAAATTAACCAGATCACCAACAGCCTTGTCATATTCTGCTGGCGTCATGCTTCCGGAGCCATCGGCAACCAGTTTTTCGGTAACCTTCTCACCACCATACGCCATATTCACCTTCTCCTCCTGAAGATATTGCTTGCCCTGCAACCCCTCCAGCACATGAGGCATACCAACATCCTGGAATACAATGTTATTTACCCCCATTGGGCGTGATGTATCCACATAAAACCCTCGCAGATAGGTATACAACCAGTCTGCTCCACGAGAACGTGAGATCACGCTCAGGTCCGGTGGAGTTGTTCCAAACCAGGCAGCAGCATCCGATTCGGGCATTGCGATCTCCATAGTGTCATGGATTTTAGCACCTGTGTAGACCAGATTCTCCAGAACCTCACTATCTTCCATACCCAGATCATCTGCCATTCTCTTGTAACGCATAAACTTGGCAGAGTGACAGCTGAGACAGTAATTCATAAACAGCTTGGCACCTCTCTTCAGCGACTCGTGGTCAGTAACATCCACAGGCGCATGATCCAGATGCACTCCGCCGCCAGATGCAAGAGCAAATGTTGGGAGAATTACAAGCAACAGTGTATTGATTTTTTTCATCATCTTTTTCATCGATTGTTCTCCTTAATGCTCTGGCAGACGCTCAGGTACCGGCTTCGTCTTATCCATCTTCGAGTAGAAAGGCATCAACAGGAAGAAGGCGAAGTAGAGTACAGAGAAGATTCGTGCAAACATGGTTGCTGTTGGTGTCGCTGGCTGTGTTCCCAACCATGAGAGGACAATAAAAGTGACCACGAAGATTGCCAGAGTAACCTTGGAGATCATCCCCTTGTACTTGATGGATTTAACCGGACTACG
This genomic window from Candidatus Thiopontia autotrophica contains:
- the mraZ gene encoding division/cell wall cluster transcriptional repressor MraZ yields the protein MFRGNKTVSLDSKGRISIPSHYRTRLLEASGGTVIVAPSFRSSSLDLFPLYEWEEKVENYIDTLDSKKQILLRRAVIGRAQECEMDGSGRILLSQKLRDYAGLEKSAVLAGVGYKLELWNEVDWIEASLEEEGLSKEDLSLLEDVYI
- the ftsZ gene encoding cell division protein FtsZ; this translates as MFEEVVDAYTDNAIIRVIGVGGAGGNALEHMVESEIAGVEFICANTDAQALGKSSADTVIQIGSQTTRGRGAGAKPTVGRDSALEDRERIRELIDGTEMLFITAGMGGGTGTGAAPVVAEVAKEMGVLTVAVVTKPFSMEGNNRMKVALEGIEELSKHVDSIITIPNEKLMTVFGEDMTLMDAFREADSVLRGAVQGIAELITREGMINVDFADVKTVMSEMGMAMMGTGSATGEDRASKAADAALHSPLLEDVDLRGARGILVNVTSGYDLTMGQFNEVGTAVRQYASEDATIVVGAGFDADMSDEIRVTVVATGLGGAAVEKQVAPQVIKPTLVEAAKPTGTGGEYDQPTYIRDEQGESTDGEFNEELFDIPAFLRAQAN
- the rsmI gene encoding 16S rRNA (cytidine(1402)-2'-O)-methyltransferase, which gives rise to MSGVLYIVTTPIGNLGDFSPRGQQTLSSVDLIVAEDTRHSRNLLNYFGIDKPLFSLHEHNEVNRIDSLIQRLLQGDSVAQISDAGTPLINDPGYLLARRAREEGIEITAIPGPSAPVVALSLSGLPVNRFSFEGFIPSRAVAREQFLQQLAAETRTLIFFESPRRVVESLQAMRSCFGPERRVSVARELTKIHESVHTAPLCELIEWMESDSNNRRGEFVLVVEGAQEEDKDDSEAYRIVEIIARELAPRKAAAVAAEITGVRKNKLYRSLVE
- a CDS encoding YraN family protein, which gives rise to MAGHDAEMAVSEFLQQSGLIPITSNYSCKAGEIDLIMRSDQSTIIFVEVRLRNNRDYGSGADTVTSAKQHKLSRTALHYLQRNPQYEEWSIRFDVVSVIREQDHYKFSWIEEAFWPGDN
- a CDS encoding BON domain-containing protein, whose protein sequence is MLQKIFSTTIFLSIFIYLQGCSTTATLATTGGGAAVTSADQRSMGSILDDNWSIEHAAGYVINEDPELADKTHINITSYNGIVLISGEAPTDKLKIDVERVIKSMPKVRRIHNMVTVAAPSSFLTRTSDTMLTTRIKASMLGEENFPASKIKVVTENGSTYLMGLVTRAEGASAVTITQGISGVQKIVKLFEYTD
- a CDS encoding FAD-binding protein, translated to MLSRFRSIVGDDGLLDDSADLLSYSYDNSRISTIPEAALLPSTHNQVVEIVRVCREHHIPITPRGRGSGTSGAAVPEDHGIVLSTERMRSIIRVDTDNRLMIVQPGVTNQEVQQEASRHGFFWAPDPSSSSFCSVGGNIACGSAGPRAVKYGTVRENILGLRAVTGDGKEIKTGTETTKWAVGYDLTRLIVGSEGTLAIVTEATLKLLPKQQKSSLMRALYRDMQSAADAVAAIMAQPFTPSALEFMDSNSLGLIRSQLGSDFPAEAGAMLMIEADGSIESVKEAAEALQASATNSGMVDFYLASTEAEVKQLWKARKILSPRLREVSPKKINEDIVVPVSSIPELIASIDSLSTKHQIMIANFGHAGNGNLHTNLLINPDDSAEMARAEECLDEIFQTVLELNGSISGEHGVGLIKQKFVSREIPDTERRLMSEIKLLFDPDSILNPGKGPQQ
- a CDS encoding ClpXP protease specificity-enhancing factor, whose product is MSSSRPYMIRAIHEWISDNGMTPYIVVDATDSMVTVPVAHVDDDKIVLNSSYSAVSGLSIENDWISFSARFSGASEHISFPPSAVRAIYAQENGQGMIFPEAVEEKQGNQDGGVSEKSAPALKIVK
- a CDS encoding glutathione S-transferase N-terminal domain-containing protein; translated protein: MTIASRHSVMMLFSGPLDAMSHRVRIVMAEKGITHETESVDLSDPQEDFIELSPYQILPTIADRDLTLFGSRVIMEYLDERFPHPPLMPVDPVARANDRLMIDRIDRDWLVRMEEIEFGSDKVAKQARKELTESLTMLAPLFKQHKYFMSDEFSLVDCSLAPILWRLKSMKIALPTSANAVMEYAERIFDRDSFLDSLTEEERELDE
- a CDS encoding cytochrome c1, yielding MKKINTLLLVILPTFALASGGGVHLDHAPVDVTDHESLKRGAKLFMNYCLSCHSAKFMRYKRMADDLGMEDSEVLENLVYTGAKIHDTMEIAMPESDAAAWFGTTPPDLSVISRSRGADWLYTYLRGFYVDTSRPMGVNNIVFQDVGMPHVLEGLQGKQYLQEEKVNMAYGGEKVTEKLVADGSGSMTPAEYDKAVGDLVNFLVYVGEPAKEYRETLGWYVLAFLLILLVLSYRLKKEYWKDVH